A window of Streptomyces sp. SAI-127 contains these coding sequences:
- a CDS encoding ABC transporter substrate-binding protein, which yields MNRKTLVLPAVIGLLAPVLAACGGSDSGSGASDAIAVGTTDRFTATKEAPAPLDPAYAYDVGTWNVLRQTVQTLMIQPKGDGDPVPEAAQSCGFSDSGNERYVCTLRDGLKFASGDAITAADVKYSIDRARALKADSGVFALLSTIDTVETKGDREVIFHLKTADATFPYKLSTPVAGIVNPDDYAKDKLRDGFDVDGSGPYTMKPDVKNDELVDAVFTKNPNYKGSLTVNNDKVELRSYPDADDMGTALEKGDIDLITRTMSPQQINKLSDESGGDVDLVEMAGLEIRYLAFNTNAPAVKSRAVRQAMAQLINRSELVSKVYGTQAQPLFSLVPATITGHSNAFFNKYGDPSVTKAKSLLAQADITTPVKLTLHYTTDHYGSATKEEFEDLQKQLNDSGLFDVSIQGAPWATFRPAEQKGKYDVYGMGWFPDFPDADNYLAPFLDKDNFLGSPYDNSEIRNTLIPDSRREADRIAASGSLTKIQDIVADDVPVLPLWQGNQYVAARDDVTGTAYALNSSSTLQLWELGRGVSG from the coding sequence ATGAACCGCAAGACTTTGGTGCTGCCGGCCGTCATCGGTCTGCTCGCGCCGGTGCTCGCCGCCTGCGGCGGCTCCGACAGCGGCAGCGGCGCAAGTGACGCGATAGCTGTCGGCACCACGGACCGGTTCACCGCCACGAAGGAAGCTCCTGCGCCGCTCGACCCCGCCTACGCCTACGACGTCGGCACCTGGAACGTCCTGCGCCAGACCGTGCAGACCCTGATGATCCAGCCCAAGGGCGACGGCGACCCCGTGCCCGAGGCGGCCCAGTCCTGCGGCTTCAGCGACAGCGGCAACGAACGCTACGTCTGCACCCTGCGCGACGGCCTGAAGTTCGCGAGCGGCGATGCCATCACCGCGGCGGACGTGAAGTACTCCATCGACCGCGCCCGCGCCCTCAAGGCGGACTCCGGCGTCTTCGCCCTGCTGTCCACCATCGACACCGTGGAGACCAAGGGCGACCGCGAGGTCATCTTCCACCTCAAGACCGCCGACGCCACCTTCCCGTACAAGCTGTCGACCCCGGTCGCCGGCATCGTCAACCCCGACGACTACGCGAAGGACAAGCTCCGCGACGGCTTCGACGTCGACGGCTCCGGCCCCTACACCATGAAGCCCGACGTCAAGAACGACGAGCTCGTCGACGCCGTGTTCACCAAGAACCCCAACTACAAGGGGTCGTTGACGGTGAACAACGACAAGGTCGAACTGCGCTCCTACCCGGACGCCGACGACATGGGCACCGCCCTCGAAAAGGGCGACATCGACCTCATCACCCGCACCATGTCGCCGCAGCAGATCAACAAGCTCTCGGACGAGTCCGGCGGCGACGTCGACCTCGTCGAAATGGCCGGCCTGGAGATCCGCTACCTCGCCTTCAACACCAACGCCCCGGCCGTGAAGTCCCGTGCCGTGCGCCAGGCGATGGCTCAGCTCATCAACCGCAGCGAACTCGTCTCCAAGGTCTACGGCACCCAGGCCCAGCCGCTCTTCTCGCTGGTCCCGGCCACCATCACCGGCCACTCCAACGCGTTCTTCAACAAGTACGGCGACCCGAGCGTCACCAAGGCCAAGTCCCTGCTGGCCCAGGCCGACATCACCACCCCGGTGAAGCTGACCCTCCATTACACGACCGACCACTACGGCTCGGCCACCAAGGAGGAGTTCGAGGACCTGCAGAAGCAGCTCAACGACAGCGGGCTCTTCGATGTCAGCATCCAGGGCGCGCCCTGGGCCACCTTCCGCCCGGCCGAGCAGAAGGGCAAGTACGACGTCTACGGCATGGGCTGGTTCCCGGACTTCCCCGACGCCGACAACTACCTCGCCCCGTTCCTCGACAAGGACAACTTCCTCGGATCGCCGTACGACAACAGCGAGATCCGCAACACCCTGATCCCGGACTCCCGCCGCGAGGCCGACCGCATCGCCGCGTCCGGAAGCCTGACCAAGATCCAGGACATCGTCGCCGACGACGTCCCCGTGCTCCCGCTGTGGCAGGGCAACCAGTACGTCGCCGCACGCGACGACGTCACGGGCACCGCCTACGCGCTCAACTCCTCGTCGACGCTGCAGCTGTGGGAACTCGGCCGAGGCGTGAGCGGCTGA
- a CDS encoding HAD family phosphatase produces MTSTVPAPLTRTADGSALQAVLLDMDGTLVDTEGFWWDVEVEIFARLGHTLDDSWRHVVVGGPMTRSAGFLIEATGADITLAELTVLLNQGFEDRIGHALPLMPGATRLLAELSAHRIPTALVSASHRRIIDRVLTSLGPQHFALTVAGDEVPRTKPHPDPYLFAAAGLGADPARCAVVEDTATGVAAAEAAGCQVVVVPSVAPIAQAPGRTVVGSLEEVDLTFLRGLITLR; encoded by the coding sequence ATGACCAGCACGGTCCCCGCGCCATTGACCCGTACGGCAGACGGCTCCGCCCTCCAGGCCGTACTCCTCGACATGGACGGCACCCTGGTGGACACCGAGGGCTTCTGGTGGGACGTCGAAGTCGAGATCTTCGCGCGCCTCGGCCACACCCTCGACGACTCCTGGCGCCATGTCGTGGTCGGCGGCCCCATGACCCGCAGCGCGGGCTTCCTGATCGAGGCCACCGGCGCCGACATCACGCTCGCCGAGCTCACCGTCCTGCTCAACCAGGGCTTCGAGGACCGTATCGGCCACGCCCTGCCCCTGATGCCCGGGGCCACCCGGCTGCTGGCCGAGCTGTCCGCGCACCGGATCCCCACCGCCCTGGTCTCCGCCTCGCACCGGCGCATCATCGACCGGGTCCTCACCTCCCTGGGCCCCCAGCACTTCGCCCTCACGGTCGCCGGGGACGAGGTGCCGCGCACCAAGCCGCACCCGGACCCCTACCTGTTCGCCGCCGCCGGACTCGGCGCCGATCCGGCCAGATGCGCGGTGGTCGAGGACACCGCCACCGGTGTCGCAGCGGCCGAGGCCGCCGGCTGCCAGGTCGTGGTCGTGCCCTCGGTCGCTCCCATCGCCCAGGCCCCCGGACGCACCGTCGTCGGCTCCCTCGAAGAGGTCGACCTGACATTTCTGCGCGGCCTGATCACCCTTCGATGA
- a CDS encoding response regulator transcription factor produces MAIRVLLVDDQPLLRTGFRMILEAEQDIAVVGEAGDGLQALDQVRALQPDVVLMDIRMPRMDGVEATRQITGPGRDGPAKVLVLTTFDLDEYVVEALRAGASGFLLKDAPANELVQAIRVVAAGEAMLAPSITRRLLDKYATHLPSGDEPVPDTLHTLTDREVEVLKLVARGLSNAEIAADLFVSETTVKTHVGHVLTKLGLRDRVQAAVYAYESGLVRPGAQ; encoded by the coding sequence GTGGCCATCCGCGTCCTACTGGTCGACGACCAGCCGCTGCTGCGCACCGGCTTCCGGATGATCCTGGAGGCCGAGCAGGACATCGCGGTCGTGGGCGAGGCCGGAGACGGCCTTCAGGCTCTCGACCAGGTACGGGCCCTCCAGCCCGACGTGGTCCTCATGGACATCCGTATGCCTCGGATGGACGGTGTCGAGGCGACTCGGCAGATCACCGGGCCCGGGCGGGACGGCCCGGCCAAGGTGCTCGTGCTGACCACCTTCGACCTCGACGAGTACGTGGTGGAGGCGCTGCGGGCGGGGGCCAGCGGCTTCCTGCTCAAGGACGCCCCGGCCAACGAGCTCGTGCAGGCGATCCGGGTGGTGGCCGCGGGTGAGGCGATGCTCGCGCCGAGCATCACGCGTCGGCTCCTCGACAAGTACGCCACGCATCTGCCGTCCGGCGACGAGCCGGTGCCGGACACGCTGCACACGCTCACCGACCGCGAGGTCGAGGTGCTGAAGCTGGTGGCGCGCGGGCTGTCCAACGCGGAGATCGCCGCGGATCTGTTCGTCAGTGAGACCACCGTGAAGACGCATGTCGGTCACGTCCTGACCAAGCTGGGGCTCAGGGACCGGGTGCAGGCCGCGGTGTACGCGTACGAGAGCGGGCTGGTGCGTCCCGGCGCGCAGTAG
- a CDS encoding ABC transporter substrate-binding protein: protein MNKRIQWQVLPIVAGLGAGLLTGCGTESGDSGSGGSSVVMGMSDDVLATDPASGYDPGSWLLFNNVFQSLLSFPKGGTEPEPDAAQSCEFTDTKTQVYECTLKGGLKFSNGDPLTSEDVKFSFDRTLKINDDAGPAIMFPMLDKVETPDEKTVVFKLNTPDATFPSKIASGAGAIVDHTQYDADSLRKDGKAVGSGPYQLDSFDDDQAVFSVNENYKGTADPQNSGVTLKFFHGDQSALKTALTDKKVDIAYRGLTAGDITDIENASPDSGVEVVEGTSAEVQHLVFNMDDPVAGRLGVRKAIAYLIDREALIHDVYQGTATPLYSIIPAGVAGHNTAFFDTYGAQPSKSKAAAALADDNITGKVKLTLWSTPSRYGPATDQELKTIARQLNASGLFDADVKSVAFDQYEKDIAAGKYGVYVKGWVPDYPDADNFTAPFFGKGNVLDNNYSNNEITGSLIPETAAQPDRSATDDPFGTLQDIVAEDVPVLPVWQAKQYAVVRDDVYGLEYCLDASTVFRFWELSKG from the coding sequence GTGAACAAGCGCATCCAGTGGCAGGTCCTGCCCATCGTGGCGGGCCTGGGCGCCGGTCTGCTGACCGGCTGCGGCACGGAGTCGGGGGACTCCGGCTCGGGCGGCTCCTCCGTGGTCATGGGGATGTCCGACGACGTCCTCGCCACCGACCCGGCCTCCGGCTACGACCCCGGCTCCTGGCTGTTGTTCAACAACGTCTTCCAGTCGCTGCTCAGCTTCCCCAAGGGCGGCACGGAACCGGAGCCCGACGCCGCCCAGAGCTGCGAGTTCACCGACACCAAGACCCAGGTGTACGAGTGCACGCTCAAGGGCGGCCTCAAGTTCAGCAACGGCGACCCGCTGACCTCCGAGGACGTCAAGTTCTCCTTCGACCGCACGTTGAAGATCAACGACGACGCCGGTCCCGCGATCATGTTCCCGATGCTCGACAAGGTCGAGACACCGGACGAGAAGACGGTCGTCTTCAAGCTCAACACCCCGGACGCCACCTTCCCGAGCAAGATCGCCTCCGGCGCCGGGGCGATCGTCGACCACACGCAGTACGACGCCGACAGCCTCCGCAAGGACGGCAAGGCGGTCGGTTCCGGCCCCTACCAGCTCGACTCGTTCGACGACGACCAGGCCGTGTTCTCCGTCAACGAGAACTACAAGGGCACCGCCGACCCCCAGAACTCCGGCGTCACGCTGAAGTTCTTCCACGGCGACCAGAGCGCCCTGAAGACCGCCCTGACCGACAAGAAGGTCGACATCGCCTACCGCGGCCTGACCGCGGGGGACATCACCGACATCGAGAACGCCTCGCCCGACTCCGGTGTCGAGGTCGTCGAGGGCACCAGCGCCGAGGTCCAGCACCTCGTCTTCAACATGGACGACCCGGTCGCGGGCCGGCTCGGCGTCCGCAAGGCGATCGCCTACCTGATCGACCGTGAAGCCCTCATCCACGACGTCTACCAGGGCACGGCGACCCCGCTCTACTCGATCATCCCGGCCGGTGTCGCGGGCCACAACACGGCCTTCTTCGACACCTACGGCGCCCAGCCCTCCAAGTCCAAGGCGGCCGCCGCCCTCGCCGACGACAACATCACCGGCAAGGTGAAGCTGACCCTGTGGTCGACGCCGTCCCGCTACGGCCCGGCCACCGACCAGGAACTCAAGACGATCGCCCGGCAGCTCAACGCCAGCGGCCTGTTCGACGCCGACGTGAAGTCCGTGGCCTTCGACCAGTACGAGAAGGACATCGCCGCCGGAAAGTACGGCGTCTACGTCAAGGGCTGGGTGCCCGACTACCCGGACGCCGACAACTTCACGGCCCCCTTCTTCGGCAAGGGCAACGTGCTGGACAACAACTACAGCAACAACGAGATCACCGGCTCGCTCATCCCGGAGACCGCTGCCCAGCCGGACCGCTCCGCGACGGACGACCCCTTCGGCACGCTCCAGGACATCGTCGCCGAGGACGTCCCCGTCCTGCCGGTCTGGCAGGCCAAGCAGTACGCCGTCGTCCGTGACGACGTCTACGGCCTGGAGTACTGCCTCGACGCCTCCACGGTGTTCCGCTTCTGGGAGCTCAGCAAGGGCTGA
- a CDS encoding site-2 protease family protein: MDESGGSGQPRSGKDRPAKPHAGHTAHTTDPTTPDPHENGTGASTTNPAGASAQDADTPRPGGATDAAPADRPTADDNPAQEPPATTSEAGAGPEGSRRPSEPPMSDDTGPSPRAADDPVEADAASAAGGPETATEPEGSRRPSEPSTADDTGPVARAADDPSEAGGGPVEADAVHAAGGLPETGAEPGESRRPSDAPVPAPEADASASEGASAADGHDRTQGGHRQPSPPADPHKPEGPDAGHTPAAFHDEHRTLAHSGAPKNPPPPSPQPRGGLLMGRPFGVPVYVAPSWFLVAALITWVFGGQLDRVLPELGAARYLVSLFFAVAFYASVLIHELAHTVAALRFKLPVRRIQLQFFGGVSEIEKEAETPGREFVLAFVGPLLSLILAGLFYLAMQPVEPGTVPGVLLAGLMVSNLIVAAFNLLPGLPLDGGRMLRAVVWKITGRPMSGTIAAAWVGRALAVCVLIGLPLLTQSGALGSSAEDNVGMDTVMDALLAAILAAIIWTGAGNSLRMARLREHLPDLRARTLTRRAVPVETDTPLSEALRRANAAGARALVVVDAEGTPLSLVREAAIVGVPEHRRPWVAVSGLAQDLTDGMRVSAELAGEDLLDTLRATPATEYLVVEQTGEIYGVLSAADVERAFVKAMARPS, translated from the coding sequence GTGGACGAGAGCGGCGGGAGCGGGCAGCCGCGGTCCGGCAAGGACCGGCCGGCCAAGCCCCACGCAGGGCACACGGCCCACACCACCGACCCCACGACCCCCGACCCGCACGAGAACGGAACCGGGGCGTCCACCACGAACCCCGCCGGTGCTTCCGCACAGGACGCCGACACACCCCGACCCGGCGGGGCCACTGACGCCGCCCCGGCCGACCGACCCACCGCGGATGACAACCCCGCCCAGGAACCGCCAGCGACCACCTCCGAGGCCGGCGCCGGGCCCGAGGGGAGCCGCCGCCCGTCGGAACCGCCGATGTCCGACGACACCGGCCCTTCGCCACGAGCGGCCGACGACCCGGTCGAAGCCGACGCTGCCTCCGCGGCGGGCGGCCCGGAGACCGCCACCGAGCCCGAGGGGAGTCGGCGCCCGTCGGAACCGTCAACGGCCGACGACACCGGCCCCGTGGCACGAGCGGCCGACGACCCTTCCGAGGCCGGCGGCGGCCCCGTTGAAGCCGACGCAGTTCACGCGGCGGGCGGTCTCCCGGAGACGGGCGCTGAGCCCGGGGAGAGTCGGCGCCCGTCCGACGCCCCCGTACCCGCCCCGGAGGCCGACGCGTCGGCAAGCGAGGGCGCGAGTGCGGCTGATGGGCACGACCGCACCCAGGGCGGTCACCGACAGCCCTCACCCCCCGCCGACCCGCACAAACCCGAAGGGCCGGACGCAGGCCACACCCCTGCGGCCTTCCACGACGAGCACCGCACCCTCGCCCACTCCGGCGCCCCCAAGAACCCCCCGCCCCCGTCCCCCCAGCCCCGCGGCGGCCTGCTGATGGGACGCCCCTTCGGTGTGCCCGTCTACGTCGCCCCCAGCTGGTTCCTCGTCGCCGCGCTCATCACCTGGGTGTTCGGCGGCCAGCTGGACCGCGTGCTGCCGGAGCTCGGCGCCGCCCGCTACCTCGTCTCCCTCTTCTTCGCGGTCGCCTTCTACGCCTCCGTCCTCATCCACGAACTGGCGCACACCGTCGCCGCACTGCGCTTCAAGCTCCCCGTCCGCCGCATCCAGCTCCAGTTCTTCGGCGGCGTCTCCGAGATCGAGAAAGAGGCCGAGACCCCCGGCCGGGAGTTCGTACTGGCCTTCGTCGGCCCGCTGCTCTCCCTGATCCTCGCCGGCCTCTTCTACCTCGCCATGCAGCCCGTCGAACCCGGCACCGTCCCGGGCGTCCTGCTCGCCGGCCTGATGGTCTCCAACCTCATCGTGGCCGCCTTCAACCTCCTGCCCGGCCTCCCCCTCGACGGCGGCCGCATGCTCCGCGCCGTCGTCTGGAAGATCACCGGCAGGCCCATGAGCGGCACCATCGCCGCCGCCTGGGTCGGCCGCGCCCTCGCCGTCTGCGTCCTCATCGGCCTCCCCCTGCTCACCCAGTCCGGAGCGCTCGGCTCCTCCGCCGAGGACAACGTCGGCATGGACACGGTCATGGACGCCCTGCTCGCCGCGATCCTCGCCGCGATCATCTGGACCGGCGCCGGCAACAGCCTGCGCATGGCACGCCTGCGCGAACACCTCCCCGACCTGCGCGCCCGCACCCTCACCCGCCGCGCCGTCCCCGTGGAGACCGACACCCCCCTCTCCGAGGCCCTGCGCCGCGCCAACGCCGCCGGTGCCCGCGCCCTGGTCGTCGTCGACGCCGAGGGCACCCCGCTCTCCCTCGTCCGCGAGGCCGCCATCGTCGGCGTACCCGAACACCGCCGACCCTGGGTCGCCGTCAGCGGCCTCGCCCAGGACCTCACCGACGGCATGCGCGTCTCCGCGGAGCTCGCGGGCGAGGACCTGCTGGACACCCTGCGCGCGACCCCCGCCACCGAATACCTCGTGGTCGAGCAGACCGGCGAGATCTACGGCGTCCTGTCCGCGGCCGACGTGGAACGCGCCTTCGTGAAGGCCATGGCCAGACCGTCCTAG
- a CDS encoding RecB family exonuclease produces METSTEDTAEAASGDPGAAVEPVTAEPTAEGTAEGAVEVSRPAAIAPASLSPSRANDFMQCPLLYRFRVIDRLPEKPSEAATRGTLVHSVLERLFDAPATERTAPRAKSLVPGQWDRLRESRPEVVELFADDPDGERLALWLGEAERLVERWFTLEDPTRLEPAERELFVEAELDSGLRLRGIIDRVDVAPTGEVRIVDYKTGKAPRPEYAEGALFQMKFYALVVWRLKNVIPRRLQLVYLGSGDVLTYDPVLADLERVERKLLALWEAIRQATETGDWRPRPTKLCGWCDHQEHCPEFGGTPPPYPLPVTSEIGEQGRMGPD; encoded by the coding sequence ATGGAGACGAGCACCGAGGACACGGCGGAAGCCGCGAGCGGCGACCCGGGGGCGGCGGTGGAGCCGGTCACGGCCGAACCGACGGCAGAGGGTACGGCGGAGGGGGCTGTAGAGGTATCGCGGCCTGCCGCCATAGCGCCGGCCTCCCTCTCCCCCTCTCGTGCCAATGACTTCATGCAGTGTCCGCTGCTCTACCGGTTCCGGGTGATCGACCGGCTTCCGGAGAAGCCGAGCGAGGCGGCGACCCGGGGGACCCTGGTGCACTCGGTCCTGGAGCGGCTCTTCGACGCCCCGGCCACCGAGCGCACCGCGCCCCGGGCCAAGTCGCTCGTCCCCGGCCAGTGGGACCGGCTCAGGGAGAGCCGGCCCGAGGTGGTGGAGCTGTTCGCCGACGATCCGGACGGCGAGCGGCTGGCGCTGTGGCTCGGTGAGGCGGAGCGGCTGGTCGAGCGGTGGTTCACGCTGGAGGATCCGACACGCCTGGAGCCCGCGGAGCGGGAGCTGTTCGTCGAGGCGGAGCTGGACTCGGGGCTGAGGCTGCGCGGGATCATCGACCGGGTCGACGTGGCGCCGACCGGTGAGGTGCGGATCGTCGACTACAAGACCGGCAAGGCGCCCCGGCCCGAGTACGCCGAGGGCGCGCTGTTCCAGATGAAGTTCTACGCCCTGGTGGTGTGGCGGCTGAAGAACGTGATCCCGCGCCGGCTCCAGCTCGTCTACCTCGGCAGCGGTGACGTGCTGACGTACGACCCCGTCCTCGCCGACCTGGAGCGCGTCGAGCGCAAGCTGCTGGCGCTGTGGGAGGCGATCCGGCAGGCGACGGAGACGGGCGACTGGCGGCCGCGCCCGACCAAGCTGTGCGGCTGGTGCGACCACCAGGAGCACTGCCCGGAGTTCGGCGGCACTCCCCCGCCCTACCCACTGCCGGTGACGTCCGAGATCGGTGAGCAGGGCAGAATGGGGCCGGACTAG
- the metH gene encoding methionine synthase: MASSPLTPSADSRTRVSALREALATRVVVADGAMGTMLQAQDPTLEDFENLEGCNEILNVTRPDIVRSVHDAYFAVGVDCVETNTFGSNHTAASEYDIADRVHELSEAGARIAREAADEYAARDGRPRWVLGSVGPGTKLPTLGHIDYATIRDGYQANVEGLLAGGADALIVETTQDLLQTKASVLGARRALEATGADVPLVVSMAFETTGTMLLGSEIGAALTALEPLGIDMIGLNCSTGPAEMSEHLRYLARHSRIPLLCMPNAGLPILTKDGAHFPLDPEGLADAQENFVRDYGLSLIGGCCGTTPEHLRQVVERVRDLTPSERTPQPEPGAASLYQTVPFRQDTSYLAIGERTNANGSKKFREAMLEARWDDCVEMAREQIREGAHMLDLCVDYVGRDGVADMKELAGRFATASTLPIVLDSTEVPVIRAGLEKLGGRAVINSVNYEDGDGPESRFAKVTKLAQEHGAALIALTIDEEGQARTPEHKVAIAERLIEDLTGNWGIHESDILIDTLTFTICTGQEESRKDGLATIEAIRELKRRHPDVQTTLGLSNISFGLNPAARVLLNSVFLDECVKAGLDSAIVHASKILPIARFSEEEVQTALDLIYDRRAEGYDPLQKLMALFEGATTKSLKAGRAEELAALPLDERLKRRIIDGEKNGLEADLDEALQSRPALDIVNDTLLDGMKVVGELFGSGQMQLPFVLQSAEVMKTAVAYLEPHMEKVEGDEAGKGTIVLATVRGDVHDIGKNLVDIILSNNGYNVVNLGIKQPVSAILEAAAEHRADVIGMSGLLVKSTVIMKENLEELNQRGMAADFPVILGGAALTRAYVEQDLHEIYQGEVRYARDAFEGLRLMDALIGVKRGVPGAKLPELKQRRVRASAVTVEEERPEEGHVRSDVATDNPVPTPPFWDTRVIKGIQLKEYASWLDEGALFKGQWGLKQARTGEGPTYEELVETDGRPRLRGLLDRLQTDNLLEAAVVYGYFPCVSKDDDLIILDQEGNERTRFTFPRQRRGRRLCLADFFRPEESGETDVVGLQVVTVGSRIGEQTAKLFEANAYRDYLELHGLSVQLAEALAEYWHARVRSELGFSGEDPADVEDMFALKYRGARFSLGYGACPNLEDRAKIADLLQPERIGVHLSEEFQLHPEQSTDAIVIHHPEAKYFNAR; encoded by the coding sequence ATGGCCTCGTCGCCACTGACCCCTTCCGCCGACAGCCGGACCCGTGTGTCCGCGCTCCGTGAGGCACTCGCCACCAGAGTGGTGGTCGCCGACGGAGCGATGGGCACCATGCTGCAGGCCCAGGACCCCACTCTTGAGGACTTCGAGAATCTCGAGGGCTGCAACGAGATCCTCAACGTGACCCGCCCGGACATCGTCCGCTCCGTCCACGACGCGTACTTCGCGGTGGGCGTCGACTGCGTCGAGACCAACACCTTCGGGTCCAACCACACGGCCGCGTCGGAGTACGACATCGCCGACCGCGTGCACGAGCTGTCCGAGGCGGGTGCCCGGATCGCCCGCGAGGCGGCCGACGAGTACGCCGCCCGCGACGGCCGCCCGCGCTGGGTCCTGGGTTCGGTCGGGCCGGGCACCAAGCTGCCCACCCTCGGCCACATCGACTACGCCACGATCCGCGACGGCTACCAGGCCAACGTCGAGGGACTGCTCGCCGGCGGCGCCGACGCCCTGATCGTCGAGACCACGCAGGACCTGCTCCAGACGAAGGCCTCCGTACTGGGCGCCCGCCGCGCACTGGAGGCGACCGGCGCCGATGTGCCCCTGGTGGTCTCCATGGCGTTCGAGACCACCGGCACCATGCTGCTCGGCTCCGAGATCGGCGCCGCGCTGACCGCGCTGGAGCCGCTCGGCATCGACATGATCGGCCTGAACTGCTCGACCGGCCCGGCCGAGATGAGCGAGCACCTGCGGTACCTCGCCCGGCACTCCCGCATCCCGCTGCTGTGCATGCCGAACGCGGGCCTGCCGATCCTCACGAAGGACGGCGCGCACTTCCCGCTCGATCCCGAGGGCCTGGCCGACGCCCAGGAGAACTTCGTCCGCGACTACGGCCTCTCCCTGATCGGCGGCTGCTGCGGCACCACCCCCGAGCACCTGCGCCAGGTCGTCGAACGCGTCCGCGACCTCACGCCCTCCGAGCGCACCCCACAGCCCGAGCCCGGCGCCGCCTCCCTCTACCAGACGGTCCCGTTCCGTCAGGACACCTCCTACCTGGCCATCGGCGAGCGCACCAACGCCAACGGCTCGAAGAAGTTCCGCGAGGCCATGCTGGAGGCCCGCTGGGACGACTGTGTGGAGATGGCCCGCGAGCAGATCCGCGAGGGCGCCCACATGCTGGACCTCTGCGTGGACTACGTCGGCCGCGACGGTGTGGCGGACATGAAGGAGCTGGCCGGCCGTTTCGCCACCGCCTCCACCCTGCCGATCGTCCTGGACTCCACCGAGGTCCCCGTCATCCGGGCCGGTCTGGAGAAGCTCGGCGGCCGCGCGGTCATCAACTCCGTCAACTACGAGGACGGCGACGGCCCGGAGTCCCGCTTCGCGAAGGTCACCAAGCTCGCCCAGGAGCACGGCGCCGCGCTGATCGCCCTCACGATCGACGAGGAGGGCCAGGCCCGCACCCCCGAGCACAAGGTCGCCATCGCCGAACGGCTCATCGAGGACCTGACCGGCAACTGGGGCATCCACGAGTCGGACATCCTCATCGACACCCTGACCTTCACCATCTGCACCGGTCAGGAGGAGTCCCGCAAGGACGGCCTCGCCACCATCGAGGCGATCCGCGAACTCAAGCGCCGCCACCCGGACGTCCAGACCACGCTGGGTCTGTCCAACATCTCCTTCGGCCTCAACCCGGCCGCCCGCGTCCTGCTCAACTCGGTCTTCCTCGACGAGTGCGTCAAGGCGGGCCTGGACTCGGCGATCGTCCACGCGTCGAAGATCCTGCCCATCGCCCGCTTCAGCGAGGAAGAGGTCCAGACGGCCCTCGACCTCATCTACGACCGCCGCGCCGAGGGCTACGACCCCCTCCAGAAGCTGATGGCCCTGTTCGAGGGCGCCACCACCAAGTCCCTGAAGGCGGGCCGCGCCGAGGAACTGGCCGCCCTGCCCCTGGACGAGCGCCTCAAGCGCCGCATCATCGACGGCGAGAAGAACGGCCTGGAGGCCGACCTCGACGAGGCCCTCCAGTCCCGCCCCGCCCTCGACATCGTCAACGACACCCTCCTGGACGGCATGAAGGTCGTCGGCGAGCTGTTCGGCTCCGGCCAGATGCAGCTGCCGTTCGTCCTCCAGTCCGCCGAGGTGATGAAGACCGCGGTGGCCTACCTGGAACCGCACATGGAGAAGGTCGAGGGCGACGAGGCCGGCAAGGGCACCATCGTGCTCGCCACCGTCCGCGGCGACGTCCACGACATCGGCAAGAACCTCGTCGACATCATCCTGTCCAACAACGGCTACAACGTCGTCAACCTCGGCATCAAGCAGCCGGTCTCCGCGATCCTGGAGGCCGCCGCCGAGCACCGCGCCGACGTCATCGGCATGTCCGGCCTGCTGGTCAAGTCAACGGTGATCATGAAGGAGAACCTGGAGGAGCTCAACCAGCGCGGCATGGCCGCCGACTTCCCGGTCATCCTGGGCGGAGCCGCGCTGACCCGGGCGTACGTCGAACAGGACCTGCACGAGATCTACCAGGGCGAGGTCCGCTACGCCCGCGACGCGTTCGAGGGCCTGCGCCTCATGGACGCCCTCATCGGCGTCAAGCGGGGCGTGCCCGGCGCCAAGCTGCCCGAGCTCAAGCAGCGCCGGGTGCGCGCGAGTGCCGTGACCGTCGAGGAGGAGCGGCCCGAAGAGGGGCATGTCCGCTCCGACGTGGCCACCGACAACCCGGTGCCCACCCCGCCGTTCTGGGACACCCGTGTCATCAAGGGCATCCAGCTCAAGGAGTACGCCTCCTGGCTCGACGAAGGTGCCCTGTTCAAGGGCCAGTGGGGGCTCAAGCAGGCCCGCACCGGCGAGGGACCGACGTACGAGGAGCTCGTCGAGACCGACGGGCGGCCCCGGCTGCGCGGTCTGCTGGACCGGCTGCAGACCGACAACCTGCTGGAAGCCGCCGTCGTCTACGGCTACTTCCCGTGCGTGTCCAAGGACGACGACCTGATCATCCTGGACCAGGAGGGCAACGAGCGCACCCGCTTCACCTTCCCGCGCCAGCGCCGCGGCCGCCGGCTCTGCCTCGCCGACTTCTTCCGCCCGGAGGAGTCGGGGGAGACCGACGTGGTCGGCCTCCAGGTCGTCACCGTCGGCTCGCGGATCGGCGAGCAGACCGCCAAGCTCTTCGAGGCCAACGCCTACCGCGACTACCTCGAACTGCACGGCCTGTCCGTCCAGTTGGCCGAGGCGCTCGCCGAGTACTGGCACGCGCGCGTGCGTTCGGAACTCGGCTTCTCCGGCGAGGACCCCGCCGACGTAGAGGACATGTTCGCCCTCAAGTACCGGGGCGCCCGCTTCTCCCTCGGCTACGGCGCCTGCCCCAACCTGGAGGACCGCGCCAAGATCGCCGACCTGCTCCAGCCCGAGCGCATCGGCGTCCACCTGAGCGAGGAGTTCCAGCTCCACCCCGAGCAGTCCACCGACGCGATCGTCATCCACCACCCGGAGGCGAAGTACTTCAACGCCCGCTGA